In Prunus dulcis chromosome 1, ALMONDv2, whole genome shotgun sequence, the following are encoded in one genomic region:
- the LOC117615675 gene encoding sentrin-specific protease 2-like, which translates to MDWQNVYKVYTPFMLTKYKHWVAVMIDLVLCEIKVYDSKVSLIPDDIIKEELAPLSITLPNLLNTIDFYEEGVYANNCSRDWWCPWPIERVDVPQQSNEGDCGMFVLKYIELFSAQLPLATCTSHNMPFFSVEIGCGDNKGRCLLPMILVEDDKWYMRRFWECPFSN; encoded by the exons ATGGATTGGCAGAACGTCTATAAGGTGTATACCCCATTTATGTTGACGAAGTACAAGCATTGGGTGGCTGTAATGATTGATCTGGTATTGTGTGAAATCAAAGTGTACGATTCAAAGGTTTCACTAATTCCAGATGACATCATAAAGGAAGAACTCGCCCCGCTATCAATTACGCTTCCAAATCTTCTCAACACCATCGACTTTTATGAAGAAGGTGTTTATGCAAACAATTGCAGCCGAGATTGGTGGTGTCCGTGGCCAATAGAGCGTGTGGATGTTCCACAACAGTCTAATGA AGGCGATTGTGGCATGTTTGTGTTAAAGTACATTGAGCTTTTCAGCGCTCAGCTTCCGTTAGCTACTTGCACCTCGCACAACATGCCTTTTTTTTCGGTTGAAATTGGCTGCGGAGATAACAAGGGGAGATGCTTACTTCCCATGATATTGGTTGAAGATGACAAATGGTACATGAGAAGGTTTTGGGAATGTCCATTCTCAAACTAA